The nucleotide window TTGACGGACGCGACGACCAGATCATACGTTTCGTTGAGCTTATGTTGGTATATTTGGCCGAGTGAATCTTGGCTTCCTGAAGGAGTATACACTGAGGCGTTGGAGAGGTGTGAGGCTATTCCCAGACATTCAGCTCATGGAAGAAGCCGTCGTACGACATGGACCCAAGACTTGCATAGCCTCAATCATTGCCATATACGCCAAGTCACAATTGAGTGTCGCTCGAAAGTCTTTATGGAGAATTGCGATCCTGTATATTCCCCCGAGGGAGTGAGTGTAAGACAACTTAGGATTGCTATTcgaagtaaaaaaaaaaaaaaaaaaaagaaagaaagaaagtatttGATGGTTAAGCATAGCTTTAGACTAGTCATTATTGATACCTGGGCGTAAGGTCAGAGGTCTTACTGTTGGAGAGCCCTCCATCGTGTATGCTGAGCTGCTCCCCTGAATGAAGCGACAGTCACGAACTCCTCGATATGATCGGCCTACTAGATGCGCCCATAATATAGATCAGCTCGAAGATTCTAGTACTCAAGAAGATAGAAACTAAGGCTATCATGCAGGCTTAAATCATCTCCCGAAGCAATGCCAGAGTGTTACACGTCCACGAGGATTTGAGACACTTTGATCAGGAGCGTATGCAATCATTCATGGTCACCCaaccaagaagaaaagagcctAAAGTGGAACCATAGTTCTTGTAATAGGATTGATTCATATAACATAGGCCTGAAGACCTTTGAACGTGCTGATATCAACGAGTGTCATAAGAGCTTCAGGGGAGGAGGACTGCAACCTGAACATCACGCACAAGCAACCCCCCATAATGCCCACGGATTTGTATAAAGACTATAAGAAATAAGCTTAGATAATCTCGTAAGCCTGAATTTAGTAGAGGATTCCGATGAAAATCGTGATCGAGAAGAGTCTCCTGGAAGCCCCTTAAGGAAGAGCTCGACGCAAGGTTGGCCACCGTGACCAATACCTGCGGTTTATCAAGAAAATACGCTCAAACAGGAAGATAGACCAGCTCGGATAGCTGTGAATTTGTTTTTAAAACTAATCTCGGGTGTAGTTCAATAGGAATGCATTCCAAGTACAACCTGGGCCCCCTTTCACAGACAGTACACTTGACACGAACTCATCTCCACGGCCACAGTGCCGGAGTCAGCGGCGGCAATCTCGAGACATATTAGACGACGAGGGTATAAACAtgaatggagatggagaagtgAAGGTAAGCGCACCATGGGTGTCGAGACAGGTCGAAATGGTACCAGCTGGGTAAGAGAGTTGAGAGACACGCTCCCCAACTTCAAGAGCATCATTGAATGACAATCATATGCCCATTACTATCTTCGACGCTTGCTAATACAAGATTTTACGCTAATATCAACCCCTCAGGTGCAGTCAAGAAACCCCAGGGCTTCTATCCTAAGTGACAGAAGGTTCTGGTGAAGTTGGTAGAGTTTATACAATTGAGTATAGATTTTAGTAGACTCTAGATCAGGAGCTTCTAGAACTTCAGCTTACTCTCTATCTCCATGTGGCTCCATAAACTAAGCAGTCACCACTTCGTGGTCCTCCTCCGACTTCCTGAAAGCATCCTGAAGGGGTATCTCTGCTAAAGGCACGacctttgtcttcttgacGAACTTCCATATCAAGTACGCTGCGGTAACGAGAGGGATATCCCTACAGAACGATTAGTATAGGAACAAATTTGGTCTCTGGTATCGGGACCACTTACAAATAAGATGACACAAAGCCAACGGGATCCCAGTTACCTCTGGTAAAGACACGGAAACCTCCTGTCAGGAGGATGAGCAGCGTCATGAACAAGCCGGCGCATGAAGAGTAGACTACTCTGATGTTAGCTAAGCTTCTATAACTTTAGGCTCACACTTACAAGTCCAAGAGTTGTGCCAGGGCAGTTTTTCGATGGGAATTCCTTGCTTTTTCATCGCAAGGCGTAGACGAATGTGGTTCAACAAGATTGACGCCCAGGAGATCAGAACTCCTGCCGCTGTCAGGTCTACCAGCCACCAGAAAACGGTCATAGCTCCGTTGGAGAGACTCATGAAGCTGAGGAACATGAAGCAAGTGAAGAAGAGCACGCAGACATAAGGCACACCCCACGCGGTCGTGCGGAGGAAGATCTGAGGTGCCTGTCGCTTGAGGGCTAAACCATAGAGAACACGGGTGCCGGCGAGAAGACTCTGATTGGAAGCAGACCACGCGGAAGTTATGACAACGGCGTTGACGACTGAGGGGATTGCAGGGATGCCGGCCGCGGAGGCTGCGATAACGAAGGGGCTTTGACCTGCGGCTCCGGACTGGTCGTTTAGTCTCTCGTCGTCGCTTCTTACAAGCATGCCAACAATGAGAATGGCCAAGATATAAAAGACCAGAATTCGGATGAAAACGTTCTTGCAAGCCTTGGGGATCGCGCGCGCAGGATTCCGCGTTTCAGCTGCGGCCATGGCGATAGATTCGACGCCTGCGAAGGAGAAGACGGCGCTGGTCATGACAGACCAATAACCAAGGAACTGGCCCCAGCTCCCTGAAGCGATATATTCAACAAACGGTCCTGGGTCCTTCCAGTACCTGAAGCCAATACGTTCTGTGCCTGGGACGCCTCCCAAGTTGATGACCAAACCCAGGATAATGAGGAACACGACCAAGAGGATTTTGAGAAGGGCGAACCAGAACTCGACCTCGCCGAAAACCCGGACGAAGCAGAGACCGACGACTGTggtgaggacgatgaagatcatgatccATAGCGAGGGATTGATATCGGTCCAGAACTCGAACAACACACAGATGGCCGTGATTTCTGAAGGGATCGACAAAATGTTGCCGTAGACCAGATTCCATCCAATTGCGAACCCCCAAGCGGGATCAACGAGAAATTCAGCATGTCGCACAAAAGCTCCTGTCACCGGCAACAGCGCAGCGACTTCTCCCAAGGCGAATTGCACGGCGCACACAACGAGACCGACAGTCGCATAGCCAAGCAGCGCGCCGAGAGGACCGCCAGTCTGAACAGACTGGCCCAGACCGAGAAAGAGACCTGTACCGATAGCGCCAGCGATACCCAGCATAGAAAGATGCCTCTCGTGCAGACCTCGCTGGAGGCTCTGCTCCTCGGTGGCCGTCACAAGATCGCCATTGTTGTCGTTCCTCGTCTCCACGCCCATTGACGGGCTTGCCTTtccaccagcagcaacaacgtCGGCGCTCATCTTGACGCCTCCCGAGCtggttggtgatgaagataTTTGATAAGTGTTGATCGTGGTCTTGGCGGAGAGAAGTCTTCTATTTACGagctcagggagcaagaaaacttgtgATATTAAACCAgggtgccaaaataaacCTGGCTAAGATCTTGCAAAGATCTACTAGACTTGCCTAGATCTTTTCATCACCTCCCTTTGCGAGGCGAGAAATGTCTTATCGACGCCATCACTTGAGCCAATGGTGCAATCTGAGATTGACTGGGGGGCTTCGGGCAGTCAGATACGGATACCGGCAATATTCTTCATGGTTGCGGATGTGATTGCTCTTTTGATCTATGGCGTGGTTGAGGGAGTGGGTTGGGACTCCATTTAATTGGAATTTTGCAAAGTCTAATCCTTCTAGAATTTGGCGATCTATCTATCGACACGCTAAATTGAAGCTACTGTACTTCTGCCTACCCTACAATACCTGAGATGTGATCCCCAACTTCATATTGGACGAGCATTAATAAGGACAGCTGATAGCTACTGAGGCCTGTTCATGAATCGTAGGATAACGCACCGTAGCGGAGACAATGTGGAAACAAGCATTGATCCAGCTCTCAATCGCTTCTTGTTAGCACTGCTATTCCTGCTgtatatcatcatcaagcatcCGAGTTGAGCTGCAAGTAACAACTAGTCGACTTTCCTTTTCACAGAAACATCCAATGACTAAGGCGTGCAGCAAGGAATAAATGTGTACTTTTAATACTGTTCTACTAATTTATATCCGCCCAGAAGCATTGTTTCATTTCGAACTACAcaacaaaaacaccaaacaaACGCAGACAAAAACCAAGAAAGCCAGCACTACCCACAGGAGAATCGGGATACTACGTTTTCCGGTGAGCCTTACCCCTTGCTTCCGTTTTTCATCGATAAGCTCAAAGACACTTTTATCCGGCTCGCAGGTGACCTCTTGTGGAGGTAGCTCGCCACTGACGAAATATTTGACTACAATATCTCGAGTGCAATTTGAAGGATGGGCCGTGAAGCCATGCTATGAGTTTCTGTCAGTATCACCATCAATTCAAGACATGATATTATACTGACACCAACACCGTTGTGAACAACAACCTGGCTCCCAGGAAATCTGGCAGATATCTTCCGGGCATTACCCAGGGGAGTTACCGGATCGTATTTGCCGTTGACGAGAAGGATTGGGACTCTTGTCTTGACTCTTGAAAGGCTTGTAAGATTTATCGCTTCAGCTGCGTGAGTGTTCCATCGAAAACACACCGAGGCCTGAAGTAGTTccgagaggaagaaggggtTATCTTTGGCCTGATCGTCTTGGAACAAGGAAAAGACTTCCCCAGGGGTCTCAGCGCGGAAAGTTGCGTCACTGCACCAGATCGCTTGATGGGCAAGGTCCTCAAGCGGATTCCAAGTTGTCGAGTTTCCGAAGCCAGGACTCTGGGAGCACATCGAACTATTGCCCTCCAAAGTGGTATCAATCAGTTCATCCAGCCAAAGATAACCATCAATGCTATAGAGAGCTCCGAGAACCCCGATGCTCAGCGCGAGTGATTTAGCGCTGCCTAAACCACCCCCAACTCCTGTGCAGACCATGAAGACGCGATTGAGGACTTCGTGGAAATCATCTCGTTTTTTGGGAAGCTTGTTAGCCGAGTGACATGAATCATTTGCGGCTGCCATGCACTCGTCGTAGAAATGATACAAGGCCTTCTCTGCATCCCTGGTGCTATCGAGCCCCAGGTTGTCAACATAGTCGTCGGCGAGCAGATTGCCATCGAGAAGCATGCGCGCAATACGGTCAGGAAACATACCGGCCAGAACTTGACCTACGACCGTGCCGTACGAAATGCCCCAGTAGTTGATGCGGTTACCTATTTGCAGGGCAATTTCCGCGACATCTCTGGCGACGAATGCAGTGCCACGGAACCTCCGTGCCTCGTCCTTCGTAAGAAAGGATTCCGTAAAAGTGCTTATATAATTCAAACCATCGCTGATCAAATGTTCAGTAATAGCTTCGCTTTCATTGAGAAAGTACGACGAATCCTGAGCGGTGTAGATGAACTCTTTGACCATTTGCGTCAGAGTTCCATTATCCTCAGGCGGAACCAATGTCTTGCCAGTACCACTAATTCGAGGTTAGATTTGACTTTCACAAACTTGGAATAGCCGAGATGTCACCTACCGTGGGTCAAAACTGACTATGTCGTATCCTCCGCCAAACATCGAGAGGGCACTATCAGGGTCCATTTGCAACAAGGTCTCGACTCCGGAAACACCTGGACCACCAAAATTCACGATGATGCTGCCTTTGTACAATTTATCGGTCTTAGATTGCTTGGGCGCTTTGAGCTTGATCAAATTCAATGTCGTAGTGCCCCTGGATAAGTTGGTATAGTCGAGAGGAACATCTAAAGGACTGCACTCGAATGCCTTGTTCTTTTCCAATTTCTTGAATTCTTGAACGCCCAGATTGCACGGGGTCCATTTCAAGCGTAATTGTACGGGTTCATCGAAGTTTTGGTGAGCGGGTATGAGAATATCAGGAGCGTCATCTTTGGGCAGATATATAGCATGTATGCAGTgcaggaacaggaacaggtGGATGGGAATAATGCTTATGACCTTCATGTTGAATAGGGAGGGTGAAGATGTGATGCTGAGAGGGTGGTATACTGAATAACGTTGACAAAACGATGAAACTGTGCGGGTTGCTAATGATTGAATGGATTGAGAGATGTGTGTAAAGGTCCAAGTTTGTTTACAAGGTGTCTGACTTGAAGTTGTTTGACTCCCAGCATGACAACGATGGAAGGGGCCAGCGGCGAGTTGCGTCAGCCGCGACGATGCCCGAGTACAGAAGGAGTTGAACACTCTTTCCCCTCTAATGCCTAGAAGCCACTGGGAGTTGCGACCGCAGCCCCTGAAGAGCAGGCCCTGAGCTTCGAAGCATTTGAAAGCATCAGACATTAGAGCACGCATCCCAGATAGATACAGAATGAttgaaaacaaaacaaaacaaaacaaaagaaaaggatTCGGGATTTTCTTAATGAGAATTCGTACAAATGCGAGGATTCGAGTTGGCCCATGCTTTATCAAATGTGCTTATAGTGAACCCCTTTCCGTTTAACTCGATATCGTAACAATACTAATGACACTGGTAGGAGGCACTGTCGGTGTCAAGCTACTTCAACTTTCGAGTCAAGGAGGGATCAGATCTGGGAATGAGCGAGATGGGGCCTTCCATGATTCCGCCTTGGTTTTGTGCCTTCAGGTCCCGTCATGTAcgggtaggtaccttaccttagtattTGGTATCACGAAGCCTCCACTGGGCTGGGACAGGTGGAAGAAACTCGCGGGCCAGATACGTTGCTCATCTCCAGCTGTGAATATCCTTCATCACTAAAAGCTTACCGATGCTTCGTTTCATTGTCTCCTTGTAATCCAAACCTTCTTTCCGATTTGATCTACGTGCTTCAACAAAATGACCTGGAACATATCTGTTGAACCCGACCGATAGCAGAGCCACGGTGTCTGTTGGTTGCCACACAATAACTTCGCGAGCCTACAATAAAGGACTGACATACTGAATTCATCCTTTAGAGAGACTCTGTGCTTGATAGAGATCAGAATCgaagatctcatcaagtccCGTTGCACCACTGAGCGCTCACGTATCAATTGTGTAGAAATGTGATGGCGATTAAAAATGTAACTAATTAGAAACTCTGCTGCGGGTCTTTTCCAAGGAAACAAAGTTGACAGAACAACAATCTTCCATGAAGAACCTGCAAGTCGTCTATTCCAACACTTGAGCTGTAAGCTTGTCTTGCGTACAGACTTCTCCGAACCTTGGTCTGGAACCGTCGGTATTGCATCTACTGGCGAATAGACATTGCCCATGTTTGTTGGtgtataagtttataaaacaATTGGAGAGGCCGAAATCCGTTGCAAGGGATGGTGTAGATGAGTTTGGGCCTCGAGCGCAATCGTAAAAAGGGGATTTATGTGTCGAGAGGTTATTGCTCggaaggaagagagggaCATGAGGTTTTATACTCACTTGGAGCCTGAAGATAAAAGTTTTATCCCTTGGGGGAGAAGGTTTCACAACAAAGGTCTGCATATTAGTGTCTAACGACGGAAAGCCAAACGAATCAAACTTTGCAATCTGTTTATCAAGGACCGCAGTTCTGTAGAGAATTGGCTGAGTTATTTCGAAACTCACTGCCATGTCGAACAAAGAGTCACAAAACACACGCATAATGAGAGAAAAAGCACTCTATTTGAAGATCCTGGCGTATCCCTATGCTGTCTTGTATTCCGAAATGCTGATGATCCAGAGCGCCGGGCCTGTGTATAATAGAAAGTCTGAGGGCCAAAACCTCTACTCTGTTGTAGAAAAAGAGTTCTTGAGCGACGGCTCAGGATGGCGAAGATGCATCTAATGCTCCGTTCAAGGTCTTGCAGATATCCCAATCTACCCACCGAACGCCTCTAAGCGTAACTCTGACGTCGCTATGCAGTCAATGAAAGACAAAATGAAcgataagaagaaaaaaaggaagaaaagaaaagaa belongs to Fusarium musae strain F31 chromosome 9, whole genome shotgun sequence and includes:
- a CDS encoding hypothetical protein (EggNog:ENOG41~MEROPS:MER0000440); the protein is MKVISIIPIHLFLFLHCIHAIYLPKDDAPDILIPAHQNFDEPVQLRLKWTPCNLGVQEFKKLEKNKAFECSPLDVPLDYTNLSRGTTTLNLIKLKAPKQSKTDKLYKGSIIVNFGGPGVSGVETLLQMDPDSALSMFGGGYDIVSFDPRGTGKTLVPPEDNGTLTQMVKEFIYTAQDSSYFLNESEAITEHLISDGLNYISTFTESFLTKDEARRFRGTAFVARDVAEIALQIGNRINYWGISYGTVVGQVLAGMFPDRIARMLLDGNLLADDYVDNLGLDSTRDAEKALYHFYDECMAAANDSCHSANKLPKKRDDFHEVLNRVFMVCTGVGGGLGSAKSLALSIGVLGALYSIDGYLWLDELIDTTLEGNSSMCSQSPGFGNSTTWNPLEDLAHQAIWCSDATFRAETPGEVFSLFQDDQAKDNPFFLSELLQASVCFRWNTHAAEAINLTSLSRVKTRVPILLVNGKYDPVTPLGNARKISARFPGSQVVVHNGVGVSIISCLELMVILTETHSMASRPILQIALEIL
- a CDS encoding hypothetical protein (EggNog:ENOG41), with the protein product MSADVVAAGGKASPSMGVETRNDNNGDLVTATEEQSLQRGLHERHLSMLGIAGAIGTGLFLGLGQSVQTGGPLGALLGYATVGLVVCAVQFALGEVAALLPVTGAFVRHAEFLVDPAWGFAIGWNLVYGNILSIPSEITAICVLFEFWTDINPSLWIMIFIVLTTVVGLCFVRVFGEVEFWFALLKILLVVFLIILGLVINLGGVPGTERIGFRYWKDPGPFVEYIASGSWGQFLGYWSVMTSAVFSFAGVESIAMAAAETRNPARAIPKACKNVFIRILVFYILAILIVGMLVRSDDERLNDQSGAAGQSPFVIAASAAGIPAIPSVVNAVVITSAWSASNQSLLAGTRVLYGLALKRQAPQIFLRTTAWGVPYVCVLFFTCFMFLSFMSLSNGAMTVFWWLVDLTAAGVLISWASILLNHIRLRLAMKKQGIPIEKLPWHNSWTFYSSCAGLFMTLLILLTGGFRVFTRGNWDPVGFVSSYLDIPLVTAAYLIWKFVKKTKVVPLAEIPLQDAFRKSEEDHEVVTA